A single region of the Salipaludibacillus sp. LMS25 genome encodes:
- a CDS encoding DUF952 domain-containing protein, whose translation MIYYLVTKEEWEYAQEDGEYWPADFDDRGYIPCADPGQTEQLVQELNLQDKSLILLSIDTQKLESVIIYEDVEERGRMSPHVYGYINIDAVQCVGEYATCPATN comes from the coding sequence ATGATCTATTATCTTGTAACTAAAGAAGAATGGGAATACGCCCAAGAGGACGGAGAGTATTGGCCTGCCGACTTCGATGATAGAGGTTATATTCCATGCGCTGATCCAGGTCAAACAGAACAACTTGTGCAGGAACTAAATTTGCAAGATAAGTCATTGATTCTTTTATCAATTGATACACAAAAATTGGAAAGTGTTATTATTTATGAAGATGTGGAGGAAAGGGGAAGAATGTCCCCACACGTATACGGTTATATTAATATTGATGCTGTTCAGTGTGTAGGTGAGTATGCCACCTGTCCTGCTACAAATTAA